A section of the Pseudomonas flavescens genome encodes:
- a CDS encoding glutamine synthetase family protein: MSVPPRAVQLNEANAFLKEHPEVQFVDLLIADMNGVVRGKRIERASLHKVYEKGINLPASLFALDINGATVESTGLGLDIGDADRICFPIPDTLCKEPWQKRPTAQLLMTMHELDGNPFFADPREVLRQVVQKFDELGLTICAAFELEFYLIDQENVNGRPQPPRSPISGKRPHSTQVYLIDDLDEYVDCLQDMLEAAKEQDLPADAIVKESAPAQFEVNLHHTKDALKACDHALLLKRLIKNIAYDHEMDSTFMAKPYPGQAGNGLHVHISLLDKKTGENIFATEDPEQHAPLRHAIAGILETMPASMAFLCPNVNSYRRFGAQFYVPNAPSWGLDNRTVAVRVPTGSSDAIRIEHRVAGADANPYLMMASILAGIHHGLTNQLEPGEPIEGNSYEQLEQSLPNNLRDALRELDDSEVLNKYISPDYIDIFVACKEAELQEFETTISDLEYNWYLHTV; the protein is encoded by the coding sequence ATGTCGGTACCCCCGCGTGCCGTTCAGCTCAATGAAGCGAACGCGTTCCTCAAGGAACATCCTGAGGTTCAGTTCGTCGACCTTCTGATTGCAGATATGAATGGCGTGGTGCGCGGCAAGCGCATCGAACGCGCCAGCCTCCACAAGGTGTATGAAAAGGGCATCAACCTGCCCGCTTCGCTGTTCGCCCTGGACATCAACGGCGCCACCGTGGAAAGCACCGGCCTTGGCCTGGACATCGGCGATGCCGACCGTATCTGCTTCCCCATCCCCGATACCCTGTGCAAGGAACCCTGGCAGAAGCGCCCGACCGCGCAACTGCTGATGACCATGCACGAACTGGACGGCAACCCTTTCTTCGCCGACCCCCGTGAGGTATTGCGCCAGGTGGTACAGAAGTTCGACGAACTCGGCCTGACCATTTGCGCGGCCTTCGAACTGGAGTTCTACCTGATCGACCAGGAGAACGTGAACGGCCGTCCACAACCACCGCGCTCGCCGATCTCCGGCAAGCGCCCGCACTCGACGCAGGTCTACCTGATCGATGACCTCGACGAGTACGTCGACTGCCTGCAGGACATGCTCGAAGCCGCCAAGGAGCAGGATCTGCCGGCCGATGCCATCGTCAAGGAAAGCGCCCCGGCGCAGTTCGAGGTCAACCTGCATCACACCAAGGATGCCCTCAAAGCCTGCGACCACGCGCTGCTGCTCAAGCGCCTGATCAAGAACATCGCCTACGACCACGAGATGGACTCGACCTTCATGGCCAAGCCCTATCCGGGCCAGGCGGGCAACGGTCTGCACGTGCACATCTCGCTGCTCGACAAGAAGACCGGCGAAAACATCTTCGCCACCGAAGACCCGGAACAGCATGCCCCGCTGCGCCATGCCATCGCCGGCATCCTGGAAACCATGCCGGCTTCGATGGCCTTCCTGTGCCCGAACGTCAACTCGTACCGCCGCTTCGGCGCCCAGTTCTACGTGCCGAACGCGCCGAGCTGGGGCCTGGACAACCGCACGGTCGCAGTACGCGTGCCCACGGGCAGCAGCGACGCCATCCGCATCGAGCACCGTGTGGCCGGCGCCGATGCCAACCCGTACCTGATGATGGCGTCGATCCTCGCCGGCATTCACCACGGCCTGACCAACCAGTTGGAGCCGGGCGAGCCGATCGAGGGCAACTCCTACGAGCAGTTGGAGCAGAGCCTGCCGAACAACCTGCGCGACGCCCTGCGTGAGCTGGACGACAGCGAGGTACTGAACAAGTACATCAGTCCGGATTACATCGACATCTTCGTCGCCTGCAAGGAGGCGGAGCTGCAGGAGTTCGAGACGACCATTTCCGACCTCGAGTACAACTGGTACCTGCACACCGTGTAG
- a CDS encoding glutamine synthetase family protein, whose amino-acid sequence MSTKLDQLSSWLKERKITEVECLVSDLTGIARGKISPTNKFLDEKGMRLPESVLLQTVTGDYVEDDVYYDLLDPADIDMICRPDENAVFIVPWAIEPTAQVIHDTYDKQGNPIELSPRNILKKVLRLYADKGWQPIVAPEMEFYLTKRNSDPDFPLVAPMGRSGRPETGRQSFSIDAANEFDPLFEDMYDWCELQGLDLDTLIHEEGPAQMEINFRHGEALHLADQILVFKRTMREAALKHDVAATFMAKPITDEPGSAMHLHQSIIDKNTGKNIFSNEDGSMSELFMHHIGGLQKYIPELLPLFAPNVNSFRRFLPDTSAPVNVEWGEENRTVGLRVPDATPQNRRVENRLAGADANPYLALAASLLCGYIGMVEGIEPSAPVVGRGYERRNLRLPLTLEAALERMETCQVVEQYLGHKFVSGYVAVKRAEHENFKRVISSWEREFLLLSV is encoded by the coding sequence ATGAGTACCAAATTGGACCAGCTCTCCAGCTGGCTGAAAGAACGCAAGATCACCGAAGTCGAATGTCTGGTCAGCGACCTGACGGGTATCGCCCGTGGCAAGATCTCGCCGACCAACAAATTCCTCGACGAGAAGGGCATGCGCCTGCCCGAAAGCGTGCTGCTGCAGACCGTGACCGGCGATTACGTCGAAGACGACGTCTATTACGACCTGCTCGACCCGGCCGACATCGACATGATCTGCCGGCCGGACGAGAACGCCGTGTTCATCGTGCCCTGGGCCATCGAGCCGACCGCCCAGGTGATCCACGATACCTACGACAAGCAAGGCAATCCGATCGAGCTGTCGCCGCGCAACATCCTCAAGAAAGTGCTGCGCCTCTACGCCGACAAGGGCTGGCAGCCGATCGTGGCGCCGGAGATGGAGTTCTATCTGACCAAGCGCAACAGCGACCCGGACTTCCCGCTGGTGGCGCCGATGGGCCGTTCCGGGCGTCCGGAAACCGGCCGGCAGAGCTTCTCGATCGACGCGGCCAACGAATTCGATCCGCTGTTCGAAGACATGTACGACTGGTGCGAGCTGCAAGGCCTGGATCTGGACACCCTGATCCACGAGGAGGGCCCGGCGCAGATGGAAATCAACTTCCGTCACGGCGAAGCGCTGCACCTGGCCGACCAGATTCTGGTGTTCAAGCGCACCATGCGCGAGGCGGCACTCAAGCACGACGTCGCGGCGACCTTCATGGCCAAGCCGATCACCGACGAGCCGGGCAGTGCCATGCACCTGCACCAGAGCATCATCGACAAGAACACCGGCAAGAACATCTTCTCCAACGAAGACGGTTCGATGAGCGAGCTGTTCATGCACCACATCGGCGGCCTGCAGAAGTACATCCCGGAACTGCTGCCGCTGTTCGCCCCCAACGTCAACTCGTTCCGCCGCTTCCTGCCGGATACCTCGGCACCGGTGAACGTCGAATGGGGCGAGGAAAACCGCACCGTTGGCCTGCGCGTACCGGATGCCACGCCGCAGAACCGCAGGGTCGAGAACCGTCTGGCTGGCGCCGACGCCAACCCTTACCTGGCCCTGGCGGCCAGCCTGCTGTGCGGTTACATCGGCATGGTCGAAGGCATCGAGCCGAGCGCTCCGGTGGTCGGTCGCGGTTACGAACGCCGCAACCTGCGCCTGCCGCTGACCCTGGAAGCCGCGCTGGAGCGCATGGAGACCTGCCAGGTGGTCGAGCAGTACCTGGGCCACAAGTTCGTCAGTGGCTATGTGGCGGTCAAGCGTGCCGAGCACGAGAACTTCAAGCGCGTGATCAGCTCCTGGGAACGCGAGTTCCTGCTGCTCTCGGTCTGA
- a CDS encoding aspartate aminotransferase family protein produces MTVNNPKTQQWQAMSRDHHLAPFSDFKQLADKGPRIITRGEGVHLWDSEGNKILDGMAGLWCIAIGYGREELVEAASKQMRELPFYNTFFQTAHPPVLELAKALSEVTPAGMNHVFFTGSGSEGNDTMLRMVRHYWALKGKPGKKVVIARENGYHGSTVAGASLGGMKGMHEQGDLPIPGIVHIAQPYWFGEGGDMTPEAFGIWAAEELEKKILEVGEDNVAAFIAEPIQGAGGVIIPPDSYWPKVREILAKYEILFVADEVICGFGRTGEWFGSDYYGNTPDMMTIAKGLTSGYVPMGGLVVRDEIVQVLNEGGDFNHGFTYSGHPVAAAVALENIRILREEKIVERVREETAPYLQKRLRELADHPLVGEVRGVGMLGAIELVKDKQTRERYPSDKAVGMICRGHCFENGLIMRAVGDTMIISPPLVISKTEIDELVEKARKCLDLTARALLA; encoded by the coding sequence ATGACGGTAAACAACCCGAAGACCCAGCAATGGCAGGCCATGAGCCGCGACCATCACCTGGCGCCTTTCAGTGATTTCAAGCAATTGGCCGATAAGGGTCCGCGCATCATTACCCGCGGCGAAGGTGTGCACCTGTGGGACAGTGAAGGCAACAAGATTCTCGATGGCATGGCCGGACTGTGGTGCATCGCCATCGGCTATGGCCGTGAAGAGCTGGTCGAGGCAGCCAGCAAACAGATGCGCGAATTGCCCTTCTACAACACCTTCTTCCAGACCGCCCACCCGCCCGTGCTGGAGTTGGCCAAGGCACTTTCCGAGGTGACTCCAGCGGGCATGAACCATGTGTTCTTCACCGGCTCGGGCTCCGAAGGCAACGACACCATGCTGCGTATGGTGCGCCATTACTGGGCGCTCAAGGGCAAGCCCGGGAAGAAGGTGGTGATCGCCCGCGAGAACGGCTACCACGGCTCCACGGTCGCCGGTGCCAGCCTGGGTGGCATGAAAGGCATGCATGAACAGGGTGATCTGCCGATCCCCGGCATCGTGCACATCGCTCAGCCTTACTGGTTCGGCGAAGGCGGCGACATGACCCCGGAGGCTTTCGGCATCTGGGCAGCCGAGGAGTTGGAGAAGAAGATTCTCGAAGTCGGTGAAGACAACGTCGCGGCATTCATCGCCGAGCCGATCCAGGGGGCAGGCGGTGTGATCATCCCACCGGACAGCTACTGGCCCAAGGTGCGCGAGATCCTCGCCAAGTACGAAATCCTCTTCGTCGCCGATGAGGTGATCTGTGGGTTCGGCCGCACCGGTGAGTGGTTCGGTAGCGATTATTACGGCAATACACCGGACATGATGACCATCGCCAAGGGCCTGACCTCCGGCTATGTGCCGATGGGCGGCCTGGTGGTGCGTGACGAAATCGTCCAGGTGCTCAACGAAGGTGGCGATTTCAACCACGGTTTCACCTACTCCGGGCATCCGGTGGCAGCGGCCGTGGCGCTGGAAAACATTCGAATTCTGCGCGAAGAAAAGATCGTCGAGCGAGTCAGAGAGGAAACGGCACCGTATTTGCAGAAACGACTGCGTGAACTGGCGGATCATCCCCTGGTGGGGGAGGTACGTGGAGTGGGCATGCTTGGCGCCATCGAACTGGTGAAGGACAAGCAGACCCGCGAACGTTATCCGAGCGACAAGGCTGTCGGTATGATCTGCCGCGGTCACTGCTTCGAGAACGGATTGATCATGCGCGCCGTCGGCGACACCATGATCATTTCGCCGCCACTGGTGATCAGCAAGACGGAAATCGACGAGCTGGTGGAAAAGGCCCGTAAATGCCTGGATCTTACCGCGCGTGCTTTACTGGCCTGA
- a CDS encoding polyamine ABC transporter substrate-binding protein yields the protein MIKTFGKTLLAVTLAGTMAGVAQADSKVLNVYNWSDYIAADTVAKFTKETGIKVTYDVFDSNETLEAKLFAGKSGYDIVVPSNNFLAKHIKAKIYQPLDKSKLPNWENLDKNLLKTVEVSDPGNQYAFPYMWGSIGIGFNPEKVKAALGENAPVDSWDLLFKPENIEKLKSCGVSFLDSPTEILPIALQYLGYEPTSTDPKQLKEAEELFLKIRPSVTYFHSSKYISDLANGNLCVAVGYSGDVYQAKSRAEEAGGKVKVSYNIPKEGAGTFFDMLAIPADAENIESAYAFLNFLLKPEIMAEITNEVQFPNGNAKATPLVDEAIRNDPGIYPTQETMGKLYAFPDLPPAAQRAMTRSWTKIKSGR from the coding sequence ATGATCAAGACTTTCGGCAAGACTCTGCTAGCGGTGACGCTGGCCGGCACCATGGCCGGCGTGGCGCAGGCTGACAGCAAGGTACTGAACGTCTACAACTGGTCGGACTACATCGCTGCGGACACCGTGGCCAAGTTCACCAAGGAAACCGGCATCAAGGTCACCTACGACGTCTTCGATTCCAACGAGACGCTGGAAGCCAAGCTGTTCGCCGGCAAATCCGGTTACGACATCGTGGTGCCGTCGAACAATTTCCTGGCCAAGCACATCAAGGCCAAGATCTATCAGCCGCTGGACAAGTCCAAGCTGCCGAACTGGGAAAACCTGGACAAGAATCTGCTGAAAACCGTCGAGGTCAGCGACCCGGGCAACCAGTACGCCTTCCCCTACATGTGGGGCTCGATCGGTATCGGCTTCAACCCGGAGAAGGTCAAGGCTGCACTGGGCGAGAACGCCCCGGTGGATTCCTGGGATCTGCTGTTCAAGCCCGAGAACATCGAGAAGCTGAAGTCCTGTGGCGTGTCGTTCCTCGATTCGCCAACCGAGATCCTGCCGATCGCCCTGCAGTACCTGGGCTACGAGCCGACCAGCACCGATCCCAAGCAACTCAAGGAAGCCGAGGAACTGTTCCTGAAGATCCGTCCTTCGGTGACCTACTTCCACTCGTCCAAGTACATCTCCGACCTGGCCAACGGCAACCTCTGCGTAGCCGTGGGTTACTCGGGCGACGTGTACCAGGCCAAGTCCCGTGCCGAAGAAGCCGGTGGCAAGGTCAAGGTGTCCTACAACATTCCTAAGGAAGGTGCCGGTACCTTCTTCGACATGCTGGCGATCCCTGCCGATGCCGAAAACATCGAGTCGGCCTATGCCTTCCTGAACTTCCTGCTGAAGCCGGAAATCATGGCCGAGATCACCAACGAAGTGCAGTTCCCCAACGGCAACGCCAAGGCGACGCCACTGGTGGATGAAGCCATTCGTAACGACCCGGGCATCTACCCGACCCAGGAAACCATGGGCAAGCTCTACGCCTTCCCGGATCTGCCGCCGGCAGCCCAGCGCGCCATGACCCGCAGCTGGACGAAGATCAAGTCCGGTCGTTGA
- a CDS encoding polyamine ABC transporter substrate-binding protein, with product MGKILTTTALSVGLATLAHADGTVHIYNWSDYIGEETLAEFQKATGIKPVYDVFDSNETLEGKLLAGRTGYDVVVPSNHFLGKQIKAGAFQKLDRSLLPNWNNLDPALLKQLEANDPGNQYAVPYLWGTNGIGYNVAKVKEVLGVDEIDSWAVLFEPENMKKLATCGVSFLDSADEMIPSVLNYLGLDPNSQSGDDYAKAEAKLLEVRPYVSYFHSSKYISDLANGNICVAFGYSGDVLQAADRAAEAGKGVEIAYAIPKEGANLWFDMLAIPKDAGNVAQAHAFINYLLDPQVIAGVSDYVGYANPNTKAGELMDQDIRQDESVYPPQAVLDKLYISAELPPTAQRLMTRSWTKIKSGR from the coding sequence CTGGGCAAGATCCTGACAACGACCGCGCTTTCGGTTGGCTTGGCAACCCTGGCACATGCGGACGGTACCGTGCATATCTACAACTGGAGCGATTACATCGGCGAGGAAACGCTGGCCGAGTTCCAGAAGGCCACGGGTATCAAGCCGGTCTACGACGTCTTCGACTCCAACGAAACCCTGGAAGGCAAACTGCTCGCCGGCCGTACCGGCTACGACGTGGTCGTGCCGTCCAACCATTTTCTCGGCAAGCAGATCAAGGCGGGCGCGTTCCAGAAACTCGACCGTTCGCTGCTGCCGAACTGGAACAACCTCGACCCGGCGCTGCTCAAGCAGCTCGAAGCCAACGACCCGGGCAATCAATACGCGGTGCCTTATCTGTGGGGCACCAACGGCATTGGCTACAACGTCGCCAAGGTCAAGGAAGTGCTGGGTGTCGATGAAATCGACTCCTGGGCCGTGCTGTTCGAACCGGAGAACATGAAGAAGCTGGCCACCTGCGGCGTTTCCTTCCTCGACTCGGCGGACGAGATGATTCCCTCGGTACTCAATTACCTGGGCCTCGATCCGAACAGCCAGAGTGGCGATGATTACGCCAAGGCCGAAGCCAAGCTGCTGGAAGTGCGGCCCTACGTGAGCTACTTCCACTCCTCGAAATACATCAGCGATCTGGCCAACGGCAACATTTGCGTGGCGTTCGGTTACTCCGGTGATGTTTTACAGGCCGCAGACCGTGCCGCGGAGGCCGGAAAGGGCGTCGAAATCGCCTATGCGATTCCCAAGGAGGGCGCCAACCTGTGGTTCGACATGCTCGCCATCCCCAAGGATGCCGGCAACGTCGCGCAGGCCCATGCCTTCATCAACTACCTGCTCGATCCACAAGTGATCGCCGGGGTCAGTGACTATGTCGGTTACGCCAACCCCAACACCAAGGCTGGGGAACTGATGGATCAGGACATTCGCCAGGACGAGTCGGTGTACCCACCGCAGGCCGTTCTGGACAAGTTGTACATCTCAGCCGAACTGCCGCCCACGGCGCAGCGCCTGATGACGCGAAGCTGGACGAAGATCAAGTCCGGAAGATGA
- the potA gene encoding polyamine ABC transporter ATP-binding protein: MAVASSTYKKVIEGSQQPKEVLVKIERVTKKFDETIAVDDVSLTINKGEIFALLGGSGSGKSTLLRMLAGFERPTEGRIFLDGQDITDIPPYERPINMMFQSYALFPHMSVADNIAFGLKQDKLPKDEIDARVAEMLKLVQMSQYAKRKPHQLSGGQRQRVALARSLAKKPKLLLLDEPMGALDKKLRSQMQLELVEIIERVGVTCVMVTHDQEEAMTMAQRIAIMHLGWIAQIGSPIDIYETPASRLVCEFIGNVNLFEGEIVHDDTDHAVINCPQLDKPIYIGHGISTRAQETQVTYAMRPEKLLMATQLPSDHEHPDYNWSHGSVHDIAYLGGHSVYYVKLTSGQIVQCFIANAERRGKRPTWDDPVVVFWEDDSGVVLQS; encoded by the coding sequence ATGGCAGTTGCTTCCAGTACCTACAAGAAGGTCATCGAAGGGAGCCAGCAACCGAAAGAGGTGCTGGTCAAGATCGAGCGTGTAACCAAGAAGTTCGACGAGACCATTGCCGTCGACGATGTGTCGCTGACCATCAACAAGGGGGAGATCTTCGCCCTGCTCGGTGGCTCCGGCTCGGGCAAGTCGACCCTGCTGCGCATGCTCGCCGGGTTCGAACGGCCGACCGAGGGGCGCATTTTCCTCGATGGCCAGGACATCACCGACATTCCGCCCTATGAGCGGCCGATCAACATGATGTTCCAGTCCTACGCGCTGTTCCCGCACATGAGCGTGGCCGACAACATCGCCTTCGGCCTCAAGCAGGACAAACTGCCCAAGGACGAGATCGACGCCCGCGTGGCGGAGATGCTCAAGCTGGTGCAGATGAGCCAGTACGCCAAGCGCAAGCCCCATCAGCTTTCCGGTGGCCAGCGTCAGCGTGTGGCCCTGGCCCGTTCCCTGGCGAAGAAACCCAAGCTGCTGCTGCTCGACGAGCCCATGGGCGCGCTGGACAAGAAGCTGCGTTCGCAGATGCAACTGGAGCTGGTGGAGATCATCGAGCGCGTCGGCGTGACCTGCGTGATGGTGACCCACGACCAGGAAGAGGCCATGACCATGGCCCAGCGCATCGCCATCATGCACCTGGGCTGGATCGCGCAGATCGGCAGCCCGATCGACATCTACGAGACGCCGGCCAGTCGCCTGGTCTGCGAGTTCATCGGCAATGTCAACCTGTTCGAAGGTGAGATCGTTCACGATGACACCGACCATGCGGTGATCAACTGTCCGCAGTTGGACAAGCCGATCTACATCGGCCATGGCATCAGCACCCGCGCCCAGGAGACCCAGGTCACCTATGCGATGCGCCCGGAAAAGCTGCTGATGGCCACGCAACTGCCCAGCGACCACGAGCACCCGGATTACAACTGGAGCCACGGCAGCGTTCACGACATCGCCTACCTGGGCGGTCACTCGGTGTACTACGTCAAGCTCACCTCCGGGCAGATCGTGCAGTGCTTCATCGCCAACGCCGAGCGTCGCGGCAAACGACCGACCTGGGATGACCCGGTGGTGGTGTTCTGGGAAGACGACAGCGGCGTGGTGCTGCAGTCATGA
- a CDS encoding ABC transporter permease subunit, with the protein MKMSSLTKRMPTGRHLVIGVPFIWLFLFFLLPFIIVLKISFAEADVAIPPYTEIYTWVDNTLQVVLNLGNYIFLSEDELYVAAYLGSLKIAFFSTLACLLIGYPMAYAIARAKKETQMVLLLLVMMPTWTAILIRVYAWMGILSNNGLLNGFLQSIGLIDTPLQILNTNTAVYIGIVYSYLPFMILPLFANLVKHDQSLLEAASDLGSSNFNSFWKITVPLSKNGIIAGCMLVFIPVVGEFVIPELLGGPETLMIGKVLWQEFFNNRDWPVASALAVVMLALLLIPIILFNKNQAKEMEGKA; encoded by the coding sequence ATGAAAATGAGCAGCCTGACCAAGCGTATGCCTACCGGCCGACACCTGGTGATCGGCGTTCCGTTCATCTGGCTGTTTCTGTTCTTCCTGCTGCCATTCATCATCGTGCTGAAGATCAGCTTCGCCGAAGCCGATGTGGCGATTCCGCCTTATACGGAAATCTACACCTGGGTGGACAACACCCTGCAGGTGGTGCTCAACCTGGGTAACTACATCTTCCTCAGCGAAGATGAGCTGTACGTGGCTGCCTACCTGGGCTCGCTGAAGATCGCCTTTTTCAGCACCCTGGCCTGCCTGCTGATCGGTTACCCGATGGCCTACGCCATTGCCCGTGCGAAAAAGGAGACCCAGATGGTTCTCCTGCTGCTGGTGATGATGCCGACCTGGACCGCGATCCTGATCCGCGTCTATGCGTGGATGGGCATCCTCAGCAACAACGGCCTGCTCAATGGCTTCTTGCAGAGCATCGGGCTGATCGACACGCCGCTGCAGATCCTCAACACCAACACCGCGGTGTATATCGGCATCGTCTATTCGTACCTGCCGTTCATGATCCTGCCGCTGTTCGCCAACCTGGTGAAGCACGATCAAAGCCTGCTGGAGGCTGCCTCGGATCTCGGCTCGAGCAACTTCAACAGCTTCTGGAAGATCACCGTGCCGTTGTCGAAGAACGGCATCATCGCCGGCTGCATGCTGGTGTTCATTCCGGTGGTGGGCGAGTTCGTCATTCCCGAGCTGCTTGGCGGCCCGGAAACGCTGATGATCGGCAAGGTGTTGTGGCAGGAGTTCTTCAACAACCGCGACTGGCCGGTAGCTTCCGCCCTGGCGGTGGTGATGCTGGCGCTGCTGTTGATTCCGATCATTCTGTTCAACAAGAACCAGGCCAAGGAAATGGAGGGCAAGGCATGA
- a CDS encoding ABC transporter permease subunit, with translation MKNFRFSTLMLWVGFAFIYLPMFILVIYSFNASRLVTVWGGWSTKWYVSLLDDRQLMGAVWRSLEIACYTAIAAVALGTMAAFVLTRVHRFKGRTLFGGLVTAPLVMPEVITGLSLLLLFVAMAQLVGWPAERGMMTIWIAHTTFCSAYVAVVVSARLRELDLSIEEAAMDLGARPWKVFFLITIPMIAPSLVAGGMMSFALSLDDLVLASFVSGPGATTLPMEVFSKVRLGVTPAINAVASLILLAVSLATFLVWFFAHRAEERRRRAIQQIMEESQAAIHARPEAKPAH, from the coding sequence ATGAAGAACTTCCGCTTCTCCACGCTCATGCTCTGGGTCGGTTTCGCGTTCATCTATCTGCCGATGTTCATCCTGGTCATCTACTCGTTCAACGCCTCGCGGCTGGTGACGGTGTGGGGTGGCTGGTCGACCAAGTGGTATGTCAGCCTCCTCGATGACCGCCAGTTGATGGGCGCGGTATGGCGCTCCCTGGAAATCGCCTGCTACACGGCGATCGCCGCAGTGGCGCTGGGCACCATGGCGGCCTTCGTGCTGACCCGGGTGCACCGCTTCAAGGGACGCACGCTGTTTGGCGGCCTGGTCACCGCGCCGCTGGTCATGCCCGAGGTGATCACCGGTCTGTCGTTGCTGCTGCTGTTCGTGGCCATGGCACAACTGGTCGGCTGGCCGGCGGAACGCGGCATGATGACCATCTGGATCGCCCACACCACCTTCTGCTCGGCCTACGTGGCCGTGGTGGTCTCGGCGCGTCTGCGTGAGCTGGACCTGTCCATCGAAGAGGCCGCCATGGATCTTGGTGCGCGACCCTGGAAAGTGTTCTTCCTGATCACCATCCCGATGATCGCGCCTTCGCTGGTGGCCGGTGGCATGATGTCCTTTGCCCTGTCCCTGGATGATCTGGTGCTGGCCAGCTTCGTGTCCGGCCCTGGTGCCACCACACTGCCAATGGAGGTGTTCTCCAAGGTACGTCTGGGGGTTACCCCGGCGATCAACGCCGTGGCCAGCCTGATCCTGCTGGCGGTGTCCCTGGCGACCTTCCTGGTGTGGTTCTTCGCCCACCGCGCGGAAGAGCGTCGCCGTCGGGCGATTCAGCAGATCATGGAAGAAAGTCAGGCGGCGATTCATGCACGCCCAGAGGCCAAACCCGCTCACTAA